From Salvia splendens isolate huo1 chromosome 16, SspV2, whole genome shotgun sequence, a single genomic window includes:
- the LOC121770024 gene encoding uncharacterized protein LOC121770024, with protein sequence MAAMTTVTVTTCHGGVIGRLCPYQFRPHAFPLQPNDRELKWKRIGTSMEVAKTCRLTARTIAKANSEWNAELYAVPGVEGSYYLNELDVVALLDPPKELIPLDPSSYNPASYLWKKIDDIPEERRHRLISLLNPRLISRAWEVAGTRYDDAKLAKRSASSLLSEGATAGSLELWNIRTSGEPLQVAWMGLSQKAIFCCMDGKVYGRLIGENLLSGIVKSVCPLYFSIRETNEVMSTEQPCDLAYEFGDGMLNLPEYPQEYPKPAKHPWPFNDQVVIYIRHVGPGVMVGQAWQEGRSLQQVPKKLCSEILMVRDYFAVSSKN encoded by the exons ATGGCAGCAATGACAACAGTCACAGTCACAACCTGCCACGGTGGAGTGATTGGGCGGCTCTGCCCATATCAATTCCGCCCCCATGCCTTTCCACTGCAACCTAATGACCGTGAGCTTAAGTGGAAGCGGATAGGTACATCAATGGAGGTGGCAAAAACATGCAGATTAACTGCTCGAACAATTGCCAAAGCGAATTCAGAATGGAATGCGGAGTTGTATGCTGTCCCCGGAGTTGAAGGGAGCTATTACTTAAACGAATTAGACGTAGTGGCGTTACTTGATCCACCCAAGGAGCTCATTCCTCTCGACCCTTCTTCATACAATCCCGCTTCTTATCTTTG GAAAAAAATTGATGACATACCGGAGGAAAGGAGACATCGCTTGATCTCTCTGTTAAATCCCAG ACTTATATCAAGAGCTTGGGAGGTGGCTGGAACGCGATACGATGATGCCAAGTTAGCAAAGAGAAGTGCTTCCAGCTTGCTGTCTGAAGGAGCCACTGCAGGTTCCCTCGAGCTGTGGAATATCCGAACAAGTGGAG AACCGCTTCAAGTGGCTTGGATGGGATTGTCCCAGAAG GCAATTTTTTGCTGCATGGATGGGAAAGTGTATGGACGTCTTATTG GAGAAAACCTGCTATCAGGAATCGTCAAGTCTGTCTGCCCTTTGTACTTCAGCATTAGAGAAACCAACGAAGTGATGTCAACGGAGCAGCCTTGTGATTTGGCATATGAATTTGGAGACGGAATGCTGAATCTTCCAGAATATCCGCAAGAGTATCCAAAACCAG CAAAACATCCATGGCCGTTTAACGATCAAGTCGTGATATACATACGCCACGTGGGTCCGGGAGTTATGGTGGGGCAGGCATGGCAAGAAGGCAGATCTTTGCAACAAGTTCCCAAGAAGCTGTGCAGTGAGATCTTGATGGTTAGAGATTACTTTGCTGTCAGCAGCAAGAACTGA
- the LOC121771863 gene encoding ABC transporter E family member 2-like has product MSRPHIASGEDTVHRFGPSSFKLQSLPVPRAGQVLGLVGNNGIGKTTSLNLLSGKRKPNLGRFNTPLDWNEILHHFKGTELHNYFTRVIENNLKATIKGQYVYCMTDVLQGNVGQLLSRRDDRDMKQELAADLDLLKIMDRNLGYLSGGELQRFSIAFAATHNVDIYLFDEPSTYLDVKQILKAAQIVRSLVRPNNYVIVVDHDLSVLDYLSDFICCLYGKPGVYGVVTLPFSTREGINIFLTGFVPTDNLRFRDESLTFKVAETPQESDEEIETCARYTYPTMTLVHGRTFRLKVEEGEFTDSQIIVLLGENGTGKTTFLLPRDAGTFVAGLLEPSSVRECDVEIPKFNVSYKPQRFGTANEYTVRSMFLSKIPRSCMDPQFVSDVMERLSIEKLMDKKLANLSWGELHKVALTYCLGKPADIYLIDKPSTYLDSEQRIVASKVIKNFIRRAKKTAFVVEHDFTMATYLADRMIVCEGKTSVDCVPDSPQSVLTGMNRFLSYLDVTLRRDPENFMPRINKHESIEDREQKSSGSYYYMDD; this is encoded by the exons ATGTCACGGCCGCATATCGCCTCCGGCGAGGATACAGTCCATCGTTTTGGCCCTAGCTCCTTTAAATTGCAAAG TTTACCAGTACCGAGAGCTGGCCAAGTTCTGGGCCTCGTGGGAAATAATGGCATTGGGAAAACTACTTCACTTAATCTTTTGTCTGGGAAAAGGAAACCTAATTTGGGACGATTTAAT ACTCCTCTCGATTGGAATGAAATTTTGCATCATTTTAAAGGAACTGAGCTGCATAATTACTTCACCCGTGTTATTGAAAATAATTTGAAG GCTACCATCAAAGGCCAGTACGTCTATTGCATGACTGATGTTCTTCAAGGCAACGTTGGGCAACTTCTTTCTCGGAGAGATGACAGGGATATGAAACAAGAACTTGCTGCTGACCTTGACTTGCTTAAAATTATGGACCGtaatttgggatatttatcAGGTGGAGAGCTTCAGAGGTTTTCAATAGCTTTTGCTGCTACACATAATGTAGATATCTATTTGTTTGATGAGCCATCAACTTATCTTGATGTTAAACAAATATTAAAAGCCGCCCAAATTGTCAGATCCTTGGTTCGACCGAATAA CTATGTGATTGTGGTAGACCATGACCTTAGCGTGCTTGATTATTTGTCGGATTTCATATGCTGCCTTTATGGGAAACCTGGTGTATATGGGGTAGTTACTCTTCCGTTCTCTACCAGAGaaggaattaatattttccTGACTGGATTTGTGCCAACCGACAATCTTCGTTTTAGAGATGAATCTCTTACGTTTAAG GTTGCAGAGACTCCACAAGAAAGTGATGAGGAAATCGAAACATGTGCAAGATACACGTATCCAACCATGACTCTGGTTCATGGAAGAACATTCAGGCTCAAGGTCGAGGAGGGTGAATTCACCGATTCACAAATTATTGTGCTGCTCGGAGAAAATGGGACAGGAAAGACAACCTTCCTACTTCCTAGAGATGCTggtacatttgtt GCTGGCCTTTTGGAGCCTAGTTCAGTAAGAGAATGTGATGTGGAAATTCCTAAGTTCAATGTCTCTTACAAGCCACAGAGATTCGGTACTGCAAATGAGTATACCGTTAGAAGTATGTTCCTTTCAAAAATTCCCCGTTCATGCATGGATCCTCAGTTTGTATCCGATGTGATGGAGCGTCTATCGATTGAAAAACTGATGGATAAAAAGCTTGCAAATCTTTCTTGGGGAGAATTACATAAAGTTGCCCTCACTTATTGTCTTGGAAAG CCAGCTGATATATATTTGATAGATAAACCGAGTACATATCTTGACTCAGAGCAACGTATCGTTGCTTCAAAAGTCATAAAGAATTTCATACGTCGTGCGAAGAAGACTGCGTTTGTTGTGGAGCATGATTTCACCATGGCAACATACCTTGCTGATAGGATGATTGTGTGCGAGGGGAAGACATCGGTTGATTGTGTTCCCGATTCGCCTCAATCAGTATTGACCGGAATGAATCGCTTCTTATCT TATCTGGATGTCACACTCAGAAGGGACCCCGAAAATTTTATGCCGAGAATCAACAAACACGAGTCGATCGAGGATCGGGAGCAGAAGTCCTCTGGATCTTACTATTATATGGATGACTAA
- the LOC121772304 gene encoding protein MANNAN SYNTHESIS-RELATED 2-like: MGVDPRQVLAGVLTVTMFVMLGDMIKRDHFDTVQPAVHDTSKAVEHTIASVAKGVDGPWKEDGVTLKPCWKKQVFEEADESLGYVTFSLTNGPEYHVSQIADAVVVARQLRATLVIPDIRGSEPGDRRNFDDVYDVDKFVTSLDGVVKVVKSQPKISARNLAVVKVPNRVTEEYIADNIETVFKTKGNIRLVTYFPSVNMKKDKERTDTDSVACLAMLGTLEPQTEVREVVDSMIDRLKTLSKKSNGQFVAIDLRVDILEKKGCHKNGGSGSKSCYSPQDIAFFLRKLGFEKDTTVYVTQTKWHSSLDALKDFFPKTYTKESIMPMENKEKFLNSDTTEFEKVIDYYICSESDVFVPAISGLFYANVAGKRIASGKTQILVPADIPTPTAAPEEFVSSYVTKKNHFAYSCFC; encoded by the exons ATGGGTGTGGATCCGAGGCAGGTGCTGGCGGGGGTGCTGACGGTGACTATGTTTGTAATGCTCGGCGACATGATCAAGCGCGACCATTTCGACACGGTTCAG CCAGCTGTTCATGATACGAGCAAGGCCGTGGAGCATACGATTGCTAGTGTTGCGAAAGGGGTGGATGGCCCTTGGAAGGAGGATGGTGTGACGTTGAAGCCGTGTTGGAAGAAGCAGGTTTTTG AGGAGGCCGATGAATCACTAGGGTATGTCACCTTCTCGCTCACTAACGGCCCAGAATACCATGTTTCTCAG ATTGCTGATGCTGTAGTTGTTGCAAGACAACTACGAGCGACACTTGTGATCCCGGACATTAGAGGAAGTGAACCCGGTGATAGAAG GAACTTCGATGATGTCTATGATGTTGATAAATTCGTTACAAGCCTCGATGGAGTTGTCAAAGTTGTCAAATCTCAGCCTAAGATATCAGCTCGTAATCTTGCAGTAGTGAAGGTCCCTAATCGCGTTACTGAAGAATACATCGCTGACAATATAGAAACAGTTTTCAAAACCAAGGGAAACATAAGGCTCGTAACCTACTTCCCATCAGTTAACAtgaaaaaagataaagagaggACCGACACAGACTCTGTTGCGTGTTTAGCCATGCTTGGGACACTGGAGCCTCAGACAGAAGTTCGTGAAGTTGTTGACTCCATGATCGACCGCCTCAAGACCCTCAGTAAGAAGTCAAACGGACAGTTTGTGGCGATTGACTTGAGGGTCGATATACTTGAGAAAAAGGGTTGTCACAAGAATGGTGGCTCTGGATCCAAAAGTTGCTACAGTCCACAAGATATAGCTTTCTTTTTGAGGAAGCTGGGCTTTGAGAAGGATACCACGGTGTACGTGACCCAAACGAAATGGCATAGCAGCCTCGATGCTCTGAAGGACTTCTTCCCAAAAACTTATACAAAG GAGTCCATAATGCCCATGGAGAACAAAGAAAAGTTCCTGAACTCGGACACTACTGAATTCGAGAAGGTGATAGACTACTACATTTGCTCGGAGAGTGATGTTTTCGTTCCGGCAATATCCGGGCTCTTTTATGCCAATGTTGCCGGAAAGAGAATAGCTTCCGGCAAGACGCAGATACTCGTGCCCGCGGATATTCCTACCCCGACTGCAGCTCCCGAAGAATTCGTATCATCTTACGTGACAAAAAAGAACCACTTTGCATACTCATGTTTTTGCTAG
- the LOC121771862 gene encoding ABC transporter E family member 2-like, whose amino-acid sequence MRSFKFMQVIFKSQIVDRIPQHIQGNVGEILSRRDQRGMKQELAVELELMQIMDRNVEDLSGGELQMFSIASYAVRNVDIYIFDKPSTYLDVKQRVKAAQVVRSLARPNNYVIVVEHDLSVLDYLSDLICWFYGKPGVYGVVTLPFSAREGINIFLTGFVPIDNHRFRDESLTFKVAETPQEIAEEIETCARYKYPTMTKTHGNFRLKVVEGEFTDSQIIVLLGENGTGKTTFLEMLVHLLLVFWIEGSDVEIPKFNVSYKPQKVDNRYNCSVRAMLNGHIRHSIRNPHFVNDVFKPLMTGNILDKVVMNLSGGEFQKVALTLCLGRPADVYLIDEPSAFLDAEQRIVASTAIRRFMLHEKKTVFVVEHDFTVATYLADRVIVHEGKPSVDCVANPPQSLLTGMNLFLSHLDITLRRDPANFQPRINKHDSIEDREQKYYGCYYYLDD is encoded by the exons ATGCGTTCATTCAAATTCATGCAG GTAATCTTCAAGTCCCAGATAGTTGATCGCATCCCTCAACATATTCAAGGCAACGTTGGGGAAATCCTTTCTCGGAGGGATCAGAGAGGTATGAAACAAGAACTTGCTGTTGAACTTGAGCTGATGCAGATTATGGACCGCAATGTGGAAGATTTATCTGGTGGAGAGCTTCAGATGTTTTCAATAGCTTCGTATGCTGTACGGAATGTAGATATCTATATCTTCGACAAGCCATCAACTTATCTTGATGTTAAACAAAGAGTAAAAGCTGCCCAAGTTGTCAGATCCTTGGCTCGACCGAATAA CTATGTGATTGTGGTAGAGCATGACCTTAGCGTGCTTGATTATTTGTCGGACTTGATATGCTGGTTTTATGGGAAACCTGGTGTGTATGGGGTAGTTACTCTTCCGTTCTCTGCGAGAGaaggaattaatattttccTGACTGGATTTGTGCCAATTGATAATCATAGGTTTAGAGATGAATCTCTTACATTTAAG GTTGCAGAGACTCCACAAGAAATTGCTGAGGAAATCGAAACATGTGCGAGATACAAGTATCCAACCATGACTAAGACTCATGGAAACTTCAGGCTCAAAGTTGTTGAGGGGGAATTCACCGATTCACAGATTATTGTGCTGCTCGGAGAAAATGGGACAGGAAAGACAACCTTCCTAGAGATGCTGGTACATTTGTT GCTGGTCTTTTGGATAGAAGGATCCGATGTGGAAATTCCTAAGTTCAATGTCTCTTACAAGCCACAGAAAGTCGATAACAGATATAACTGTAGCGTGAGAGCGATGTTGAATGGTCATATACGCCATTCAATTAGGAATCCTCATTTTGTAAACGATGTGTTTAAGCCTCTGATGACTGGAAACATTTTGGATAAAGTGGTTATGAATCTTTCCGGTGGAGAATTTCAGAAGGTTGCTCTCACTCTCTGTCTTGGAAGG CCAGCTGATGTGTATTTGATAGATGAACCAAGTGCATTTCTCGACGCAGAGCAGCGCATCGTTGCTTCAACCGCCATAAGGAGATTCATGCTTCACGAGAAGAAGACTGTGTTTGTTGTGGAGCATGATTTCACCGTGGCGACATACCTTGCTGATAGGGTGATCGTGCACGAGGGAAAGCCATCCGTTGATTGCGTTGCCAATCCACCTCAATCACTATTGACCGGAATGAACCTCTTCTTATCT CATCTTGATATCACACTCAGAAGGGACCCCGCAAATTTCCAGCCTAGAATCAACAAACACGACTCGATCGAGGATCGGGAGCAGAAGTACTATGGATGTTACTATTATTTGGATGACTAA
- the LOC121771864 gene encoding beta-D-glucosyl crocetin beta-1,6-glucosyltransferase-like: MFPWLGYGHITPYLELAKKLTTKDFFIYLCSTEATLSSIRTKIPPNLSNSIELVPLPLEVSPDDLPEKYHTTNGLPPHLMVKLKEAFDNSKQNFSSLLQKHMPDLLIFDFLQPWAPPLAEALNIPSVIFITSSSVMTSFMFHHFSDPGAEFPSENIRFRHYESCFMDELLANARDCEEREKGSAGVNMSREIVLIKGSREIEGRYIEYVSGLTGKRFVPVGPLVQEPDDQNSSSELLSWLDQKEAKSTVYVSFGSEYFLSKEDMDGIAHGLLQSKANFIWVVRFPETEVVLEEKLPEGFLDKVGERGKIVQGWAPQTRILVHPNVGGFVSHCGWNSVMESFKFGVPIVAVPMHLDQPINARLVEEVGAGEEVLRDGDGRLNAETVAAVINRVVVEDGVRAKVDEVKARLALMADGEIDEVARELMSICSKSLIN, from the coding sequence ATGTTCCCATGGTTAGGGTATGGCCACATCACACCCTACTTAGAGCTTGCCAAAAAACTCACCACAAAAGACTTCTTCATTTACTTGTGCTCCACTGAAGCCACCCTCTCTTCCATTCGAACCAAAATCCCTCCAAACTTGTCAAACTCCATTGAATTAGTTCCCCTTCCCTTGGAGGTTTCACCAGATGATCTCCCTGAAAAGTACCACACCACTAATGGCCTCCCTCCCCACCTCATGGTCAAGCTCAAGGAGGCCTTTGACAACTCCAAACAAAACTTCTCATCCCTTCTACAAAAACACATGCCCGACCTTCTCATCTTCGACTTCCTCCAGCCGTGGGCCCCTCCGTTGGCAGAGGCCTTGAACATCCCATCCGTCATTTTCATCACCAGCAGCTCTGTCATGACCAGTTTCATGTTCCATCACTTCAGCGACCCGGGCGCTGAGTTCCCTTCCGAGAATATCAGGTTCCGCCACTACGAGTCTTGTTTCATGGACGAGCTGCTAGCCAACGCACGGGACTGTGAAGAGAGGGAGAAGGGCTCTGCGGGAGTCAACATGTCTCGCGAGATCGTCCTCATCAAGGGGTCTCGAGAGATCGAAGGGAGATACATTGAGTATGTGTCTGGTTTGACTGGGAAGAGGTTTGTCCCAGTTGGCCCTCTTGTTCAGGAGCCTGATGATCAGAACTCCTCATCAGAGTTGTTGTCTTGGCTGGATCAGAAAGAGGCGAAATCGACTGTTTACGTGTCGTTTGGGAGCGAGTACTTCCTTAGCAAGGAGGACATGGATGGGATTGCTCATGGTTTGCTACAATCCAAAGCTAACTTCATTTGGGTTGTCAGGTTTCCGGAAACTGAGGTGGTTCTCGAAGAGAAGCTTCCGGAAGGTTTTCTTGACAAGGTTGGAGAAAGGGGGAAGATTGTACAAGGATGGGCCCCACAGACAAGGATCCTGGTCCATCCAAATGTGGGAGGCTTTGTGAGCCACTGCGGCTGGAACTCTGTGATGGAGAGCTTCAAGTTTGGGGTTCCTATCGTCGCGGTGCCAATGCATCTGGACCAACCCATCAACGCTAGGCTGGTCGAAGAGGTTGGTGCGGGGGAGGAGGTACTGAGAGACGGAGATGGGAGGCTGAATGCTGAGACAGTTGCTGCGGTGATCAATCGTGTCGTGGTGGAAGATGGTGTGAGGGCGAAGGTGGATGAGGTTAAGGCAAGGCTCGCCTTGATGGCCGATGGAGAGATCGATGAAGTTGCTCGAGAACTCATGAGCATTTGCAGCAAGAGTTTGATCAACTAA
- the LOC121769959 gene encoding exocyst complex component EXO84B-like, whose translation MASAKSTRSRAAHTGTSAKGNVKDGGVKFEENLKVFKSDNFDADGFVQSKCHSLSEKEIRQLCSYLVDLKRASAEEMRRSVYANYTAFIRTSKEISDLEGELSSMRNLLSTQATLIHNLAEGVHIDSSPDTVPDGSVTTGLSNNEVGEPSELEKWSTEFPDFLDVLLAERRIDEALANLDEGERIVAEAKEKKTLSPVMLQSLQTSITERRQRLADQLAEAACQPSTRGSELRASISALKKLGDGPRAHSLLLNAHYQRYQYNMQSLRPSSTSYGGAYTAALSQLVFSAIAQAASDSEAIFGKKKAYTSELVMWATKQTEAYALLVKRHALASSAAAGGLRSAAECVQIALGHCSLLEARGLALCPVLIKLFRPSVEQALDANLKRIEESTAALAAADDWELTYPPNSVRLSGRTTTAVSGSALAHQHKLSSSAHRFNTMVQDFFEDVGPLLSMQLGSRTLDGLFQVFNTYVSMLIKALPASMDEEADFEGSGNKIVRMAETEAQQIALLANASLLAEELLPRAAMKLAPLSQANYKDDARRRPMDRQNRNPEQREWRRRLVACVDRLKDSFCRQHALELIFTEEGDSYLTAETYINMNGNPDEIEWIPTPLFQDLYAKLNRMASIAADMFVGQERFATLLLMRLMETVILWLSEDQTFWEDIEEGPRPLGDLGLQQFYLDMKFVMCFASQGRYLSRNLHRVVNDIINKAITAFSSTGMDPYSVLPEDEWFNEVCQDAIEKLSGQPKNANRERDLNSPTASVSAQSISSMRSHGGS comes from the exons ATGGCTTCGGCGAAATCGACTCGGTCAAGAGCGGCGCACACGGGAACTTCAGCGAAGGGAAATGTAAAAGACGGAGGGGTGAAATTTGAGGAAAATCTGAAAGTTTTCAAGTCTGATAACTTCGATGCCGATGGTTTTGTGCAGTCCAAGTGCCATTCGCTTAGCGAAAAG GAAATTAGACAATTGTGCTCATATCTTGTTGATCTGAAAAGAGCTTCGGCTGAAGAAATGCGGCGAAGTGTTTATGCGAATTATACAGCTTTTATTCG TACTTCCAAAGAGATATCAGACTTAGAGGGCGAACTTTCATCAATGAGAAACTTGCTGTCCACTCAGGCAACACTGATTCATAATCTAGCTGAGGGAGTTCATATTGACTCTTCGCCTGACACTGTTCCTGATGGTTCAGTGACAACTGGTTTGTCCAACAATGAAGTAGGAGAGCCTTCTGAGTTAGAGAAATGGTCAACAGAGTTTCCCGATTTCCTTGATGTATTGTTAGCTGAAAGAAGGATTGATGAAGCTTTAGCCAACCTTGATGAAGGTGAGCGGATTGTGGCAGaagcaaaagaaaagaagacTCTGTCTCCTGTCATGCTTCAGTCACTTCAGACTTCTATAACTGAACGTAGACAAAGGTTAGCTGATCAGCTTGCTGAAGCTGCCTGCCAACCTTCCACGCGTGGTTCGGAGCTTCGTGCATCAATCTCTGCTCTAAAAAAGCTTGGTGATGGTCCGCGTGCTCATAGTTTACTCCTTAATGCTCATTATCAGAGGTATCAATACAACATGCAAAGTCTCCGACCATCAAGCACATCATATGGTGGAGCATATACAGCAGCTCTTTCACAGCTTGTATTCTCCGCCATTGCTCAAGCAGCAAGTGATTCCGAGGCTATTTTTGGCAAGAAGAAGGCTTATACATCTGAACTTGTCATGTGGGCAACAAAACAGACAGAAGCTTATGCACTTCTTGTCAAAAGACATGCACTAGCATCATCCGCGGCTGCTGGAGGATTGAGATCTGCTGCAGAATGTGTTCAAATAGCATTAGGCCACTGTTCCTTATTGGAAGCTCGTGGTCTTGCTCTTTGTCCTGTTCTTATAAAGCTTTTCAGACCCAGTGTTGAGCAAGCTCTGGATGCAAATTTAAAGCGAATTGAAGAGAGTACAGCTGCCTTAGCAGCTGCTGATGATTGGGAGCTCACATATCCTCCTAACTCTGTGCGTTTGTCTGGAAGAACCACTACAGCTGTTTCTGGTAGTGCATTGGCACATCAGCACAAGCTTTCTAGTAGTGCTCATCGTTTCAATACAATGGTCCAG GACTTCTTTGAAGATGTAGGGCCCCTATTAAGCATGCAATTGGGAAGTAGAACACTGGATGGCTTGTTCCAGGTGTTCAATACGTACGTAAGTATGCTCATAAAAGCCTTACCTGCTTCAATGGATGAAGAGGCAGATTTTGAGGGTTCAGGAAATAAAATTGTTCGAATGGCTGAAACCGAAGCACAACAAATAGCATTGCTTGCCAATGCATCCTTACTCGCTGAGGAGCTATTGCCTCGTGCAGCAATGAAGCTCGCCCCACTAAGTCAGGCTAATTACAAGGATGATGCTCGTAGAAGGCCCATGGACCGCCAAAACCGTAATCCTGAGCAAAGGGAATGGAGGAGGCGCCTTGTGGCTTGTGTGGATAGATTGAAAGATAGTTTCTGCCGCCAACATGCTCTAGAACTTATTTTCACGGAAGAAGGTGACAGCTATCTGACTGCAGAGACATACATAAATATGAATGGGAACCCAGACGAAATTGAGTGGATCCCTACTCCATTATTTCAG GATCTATACGCAAAGTTGAATAGGATGGCTAGTATAGCAGCAGATATGTTCGTAGGCCAGGAGAGATTTGCCACATTGTTATTAATGAGGCTCATGGAGACTGTCATTTTATGGCTTTCAGAAGATCAAACGTTTTGGGAAGACATTGAGGAAGGACCTAGGCCATTGGGTGATCTCGGTCTACAGCAG TTCTATCTGGATATGAAATTCGTCATGTGTTTTGCCTCGCAAGGCCGCTACTTGTCCAGGAACTTGCATCGTGTGGTGAATGATATTATAAATAAAGCAATCACTGCATTTTCATCAACTGGCATGGATCCGTATAG TGTACTTCCGGAAGATGAGTGGTTCAACGAAGTCTGTCAAGACGCGATTGAGAAGCTGAGTGGTCAACCGAAGAACGCCAACAGGGAACGCGACCTCAACAGTCCAACTGCTTCTGTTTCAGCTCAATCTATCTCATCCATGAGATCTCATGGAGGTTCCTGA